A genomic segment from Lagenorhynchus albirostris chromosome X, mLagAlb1.1, whole genome shotgun sequence encodes:
- the ARMCX4 gene encoding armadillo repeat-containing X-linked protein 4 — translation MGRVQEVGWVTAGLMIWAGACYCIYRLTKGRAQSVRRLARNGSRVKMENVVGIQNQTLAMCEAMVGTEIETRSKPKTGAETGAGGGAGAEVETNTTATARIKANSQAKAWAEAETETQSEAKTVVGTVVITEAVILTEAKASEVAMKEAVTQTDSESGRLVKKEAVTQTKAKAWALGARAETKKEAMTQTKAETRILAEKETEMNRVMVTRNEALAVIREVAKVGTINKIGSVAETKLRALEETVSVAKTQSEARSGTSVVAKGNHNTKSKAESGADMKSCALSQAVAKIQVDDMLGTGVEAKGNCKTASQAGSVVDMRAFAQPQIVAKTEAVPGAMVDAGVNTNAMCEAGVGAGTSASTQSQTVTKKQAETMSSARVDDRGNNNVTPKAMTGADTRAAAQPQAVASAQAEARSDTRGKGRGNSNAVSKVGVGTDTESYTQPQPKANVQADALPDDRIKAQGNANTKSKEEAGTDTKAQSQTSTKSQAEALPSTRGKARGKAKGKCKAGVGADMKTCAQPQAGVKAQAEIFPDSRTDGRGDPDTISGAGAKAELRACGQPQEMASSQGEALPGAKKKVQDNPNAVSKSGAGPHAKSSAQPQAMANTQGEALPGVKNKVRGNPNTVSKAGTGQDTKGSPQPETDTTSSAQPQAVANSQGEALCGTKNKIRGNPNAVSKAGTGPDTKNSAQPQAVANSQGETLPGVKIKVRSNLNAVSKAGAGPDTKGSAQPQTDTTGTAQPQAVANSWGEALSATKNKVRGNPNAVSKAGAGPDTTCSAQPQTDTANTVQPQSVANSQGEVLPGAKNKVRGNPNDVSKVGSGPDTVGSVQPQAESNSQGEALPGARNKVRGNPNAVSKVGSGPDTKGSAQPQAAANSQGETLYGTKNKVRGNPNAVSKVGSKTDTKGSAQSQAAASSLGEALCGTKNKVRGNPSAVPKAGAGPDTADSAQPQTDTTGSTQPQAVASSQGDALLGARSKVKGNPNAVSKAGTGPGTTGSAPPQALANSQGEALLGARSKVRGNHVAESKVEAGACTMGSDQRQSVAHSQSKTSSGAKDKAMRKSEAEATGDASVKPKAKDTPTSESEGGAGTQACKKSQPKVHDYYWNGIGVEDWIASEQWIKFRFQARDGYWENSMSWADDENEANVESWSAARGENEVGIQSWAGAGDQASGGLWAGSHASEQSWAAGQASGGYWVDAGNKAVGGSWTVAENQASGASWAGTGNQAVVVPWTGAQASESSWAGGQASGVSWTGGETIGVSWTVVENQANGASWAGAEAQASGRSQDVAGIQANGGSWAQATAGNVVNIGYWAVAVDQATGGSWILTSDLSGGASWVGTSDLSGGGSKPRLEHQTNENASWAGAGLGPENQSSGRAWADTADQASGGSGLGLVDESSGGSWVTAGEQPNRESRPGLADQSSVGSWTGTGNQASEGFLVGAVDQASGGSWTGTGDQPGGGSKPGFKDQVSEEESLAGAGSQAGGGTRSGPEDQSSGGSWADSGDQASGGFLVGAVDQANEGSWVGPGHQAGGETKPRYEDQAKSGRVSWADSGGQASGGQASGGSTLGPRDQSVGDSWAGIGDQASGGSRPVLKDQFTGWFYAYSGSQANTGGSWGGTSGQAIGGPGLGPMNQSGGGSWADNGSQVSGGSWAGAGDQAGSCSKPGFEDQASGGAFWSGAQDHAMGGSSPGLADQASGGSWVGTGGQASGTSWIVAGNQAGSCSKPGFEDQASGGGSWAGTGDQPCGKSWAGSKPGNEASRGSSLGPEEQESGGSWARPGDQTSRRSQVSAGTEANEGSWFGAGSEASTGSWFWRGEEAGIVSSPGDKNEASIESSSVVREEAIISSRFGAENKNSIGSWIRSDEAACMDSCVGAEAGAGVGAEVRQESWLWDGDTATTGSRLGVGEEAGMGSWTLAGDVDEDELSRASSPDIEEISLRSLFWAESENSNAFRSKREKDVNFERRAGDKASTKDKLEAAGGVDVKSCFWDSNENRSEDKSAPKTKAKKSAESRVTYPSMVPGAGMGSWAGAMIWTEMKFPYQNESCFPPEDELRKQIRSGEKTQPWACRCRRETNMDPRELEKLICMIEMTEDPSIHEIANNALYNSRDYPFSHEVIRNAGRISIIEGLLNNPYPSVRQKALNALNNISVAAENHRKVKTYLNQVCEDTITYPLNSNVQLAGLRLIKHLTIISEYQHMVTNYISEFLRLLTVGSGETKDHILGMLLNFSKNPSMTKDLLIANAPASLINIFSKKETKENILNALSLFENINYHFKKRAKVFTQDKFSKNSLYFIFQRPKACAKKLRVLAAEYNDPEVKERVELLLSKL, via the coding sequence ATGGGTCGTGTTCAGGAAGTGGGCTGGGTGACCGCAGGACTGATGATCTGGGCTGGTGCTTGCTACTGCATTTACAGATTAACCAAGGGAAGAGCCCAGAGTGTGAGGAGACTTGCCAGAAATGGGTCCAGAGTCAAAATGGAAAATGTGGTTGGGATACAGAACCAGACCTTGGCGATGTGTGAAGCCATGGTTGGGACAGAGATTGAGACTAGATCCAAGCCCAAGACTGGAGCAGAAACTGGagcaggaggtggggctggggctgaagTAGAGACTAATACCACTGCTACAGCCAGAATCAAAGCCAACTCTCAAGCCAAGGCATGGgctgaggcagagacagagacccAATCTGAGGCAAAGACAGTGGTTGGAACAGTGGTCATAACAGAGGCAGTGATTCTGACTGAGGCCAAAGCCAGTGAAGTGGCCATGAAAGAAGCAGTGACCCAAACTGACTCTGAGTCTGGGAGACTAGTCAAGAAAGAGGCAGTGACCCAGACCAAGGCTAAAGCTTGGGCACTTGGTGCTAGGGCAGAGACCAAGAAAGAAGCAATGACCCAGACCAAAGCAGAAACTCGTATATTGGctgaaaaagagacagaaatgaaCAGAGTGATGGTGACACGGAATGAGGCCTTGGCAGTAATCAGGGAAGTGGCCAAGGTGGGTACCATAAACAAGATTGGAAGTGTGGCTGAGACCAAGTTGAGAGCCCTGGAAGAGACTGTGAGTGTGGCCAAGACTCAGTCTGAGGCCAGGTCTGGTACCTCAGTTGTTGCTAAGGGAAATCATAACACCAAGTCCAAGGCAGAATCTGGAGCAGACATGAAGTCCTGTGCACTGTCTCAGGCTGTGGCCAAGATCCAGGTTGACGACATGCTTGGTACTGGGGTTGAGGCCAAGGGGAATTGCAAAACTGCGTCTCAGGCAGGGTCTGTGGTAGATATGAGGGCTTTTGCTCAGCCTCAGATTGTAGCCAAGACTGAGGCTGTGCCTGGGGCAATGGTTGATGCTGGGGTTAATACCAATGCCATGTGTGAGGCAGGGGTTGGGGCAGGTACAAGTGCTTCTACACAATCTCAGACTGTGACCAAGAAACAGGCTGAGACAATGTCTAGTGCCAGGGTTGATGATAGGGGAAATAACAATGTCACACCTAAGGCAATGACTGGAGCTGACACGAGGGCTGCCGCTCAGCCTCAAGCTGTAGCCAGTGCTCAGGCTGAGGCTAGGTCTGATACCAGGGGTAAGGGTAGAGGCAATTCCAATGCCGTATCTAAGGTGGGGGTTGGGACAGACACTGAGTCCTATACACAGCCTCAGCCTAAGGCCAATGTCCAGGCTGATGCCTTGCCTGATGACAGGATTAAGGCTCAGGGCAATGCCAACACCAAGTCTAAAGAAGAGGCTGGGACAGACACAAAGGCACAGTCTCAGACTTCCACTAAGAGCCAGGCTGAGGCTCTACCTAGTACCAGAGGTAAAGCTAGGGGCAAAGCCAAAGGCAAGTGTAAGGCAGGGGTCGGAGCAGACATGAAAACCTGTGCACAGCCTCAAGCTGGGGTCAAGGCCCAAGCTGAAATTTTCCCTGATTCCAGGACTGATGGCAGGGGCGATCCTGATACTATTTCTGGGGCAGGGGCTAAGGCAGAACTAAGGGCCTGTGGTCAGCCTCAGGAAATGGCCAGTTCCCAGGGCGAGGCCTTGCCTGGTGCCAAGAAGAAGGTCCAGGACAATCCCAATGCTGTGTCTAAGTCAGGGGCTGGGCCACATGCGAAGAGCTCTGCACAGCCCCAGGCTATGGCCAATACCCAGGGGGAAGCCTTGCCTGGTGTCAAGAATAAAGTTCGGGGCAATCCCAATACTGTGTCTAAGGCAGGTACTGGGCAAGATACAAAGGGCTCTCCCCAGCCTGAAACAGATACAACAAGCTCTGCTCAGCCCCAGGCTGTGGCCAATTCTCAGGGTGAGGCCTTGTGTGGTACTAAGAATAAGATCCGGGGCAATCCTAATGCTGTGTCTAAAGCAGGGACTGGACCAGATACAAAGAACTCTGCCCAGCCCCAAGCTGTGGCCAATTCCCAAGGTGAGACTTTGCCTGGTGTCAAGATTAAAGTCAGGAGCAATCTCAACGCTGTGTCTAAGGCGGGGGCTGGGCCAGATACAAAGGGCTCTGCCCAGCCTCAAACAGATACAACAGGCACTGCTCAGCCCCAGGCTGTGGCCAATTCCTGGGGTGAAGCCTTGTCTGCTACTAAGAATAAGGTCCGGGGCAATCCCAATGCTGTGTCTAAAGCAGGGGCTGGACCAGATACAACGTGTTCTGCCCAGCCTCAAACAGATACAGCAAACACTGTCCAGCCCCAGTCAGTGGCCAATTCTCAGGGTGAGGTCTTGCCTGGTGCCAAGAATAAGGTCAGGGGTAATCCCAATGATGTATCTAAGGTAGGGTCTGGGCCAGATACAGTGGGCTCTGTTCAGCCCCAAGCTGAGTCTAATTCTCAAGGTGAAGCCTTACCTGGTGCCAGAAATAAGGTCCGGGGCAATCCCAATGCTGTGTCTAAGGTAGGGTCTGGGCCAGATACAAAGGGCTCTGCCCAGCCCCAGGCTGCAGCCAATTCCCAGGGTGAGACCTTATATGGTACTAAGAATAAGGTCCGGGGCAATCCCAATGCTGTGTCTAAGGTAGGGTCTAAGACAGATACGAAGGGCTCTGCTCAGTCCCAGGCTGCAGCCAGTTCCCTGGGTGAGGCTTTGTGTGGTACTAAGAATAAGGTCCGGGGCAATCCCAGTGCTGTGCCTaaggcaggggctgggccagATACAGCAGACTCTGCCCAGCCTCAGACAGATACAACAGGCTCTACTCAGCCCCAGGCTGTGGCCAGTTCCCAGGGTGATGCCTTGCTTGGTGCCAGGAGTAAGGTCAAGGGCAATCCCAATGCTGTGTCTAAAGCAGGGACTGGACCAGGTACAACAggctctgccccaccccaggctctgGCCAATTCCCAGGGTGAGGCCTTGCTTGGTGCCAGGAGTAAGGTTAGGGGCAATCATGTTGCTGAGTCTAAGGTAGAGGCTGGAGCATGTACGATGGGCTCTGACCAGCGTCAGTCTGTAGCCCATTCCCAGAGTAAGACCTCGTCTGGGGCAAAGGACAAGGCTATGCGTAAGTCTGAGGCAGAAGCCACAGGAGATGCCTCTGTAAAGCCGAAGGCTAAGGACACGCCCACTTCTGAGAGTGAGGGTGGGGCAGGCACTCAGGCCTGCAAAAAGTCTCAGCCTAAGGTCCATGACTACTACTGGAATGGGATTGGTGTTGAGGACTGGATTGCTTCTGAGCAGTGGATCAAAtttaggtttcaggctagggatGGATACTGGGAGAATAGCATGTCCTGGGCTGATGATGAGAATGAAGCCAATGTTGAATCCTGGAGTGCAGCTAGGGGTGAGAATGAGGTTGGTATTCAATcctgggctggagctggggacCAGGCCAGTGGAGGGCTCTGGGCTGGGAGTCATGCCAGTGAACAGTCCTGGGCTGCAGGCCAGGCCAGTGGGGGTTACTGGGTAGACGCTGGGAACAAGGCTGTTGGAGGGTCCTGGACTGTGGCTGAGAACCAGGCCAGTGGGGCTTCTTGGGCTGGCACTGGCAACCAGGCTGTTGTGGTGCCCTGGACTGGAGCTCAGGCCAGTGAGAGTtcctgggctgggggccaggccaGTGGGGTATCCTGGACTGGGGGAGAGACCATTGGAGTGTCCTGGACTGTGGTTGAGAATCAGGCCAATGGAGCAtcctgggctggggctgaggcACAGGCCAGTGGAAGGTCCCAGGATGTGGCTGGGATTCAGGCTAATGGAGGGTCCTGGGCTCAGGCTACAGCTGGGAATGTAGTTAACATTGGGTACTGGGCTGTGGCTGTGGACCAGGCTACTGGAGGGTCCTGGATTCTGACTAGTGATCTGTCTGGCGGTGCATCCTGGGTTGGGACTAGTGATTTGTCTGGTGGTGGATCCAAGCCTAGACTTGAGCATCAGACCAATGAAAATGCGTCCTgggctggagctgggctggggcctgaAAACCAGTCCAGTGGAAGGGCCTGGGCTGACACTGCAGACCAAGCCAGTGGAGGGTCTGGGCTAGGGCTTGTGGATGAGTCCAGTGGTGGGTCCTGGGTTACAGCTGGAGAACAGCCCAATAGAGAGTCTAGGCCAGGGCTTGCAGACCAGTCCAGTGTTGGGTCCTGGACTGGCACTGGGAACCAGGCCAGTGAAGGATTCTTGGTGGGGGCCGTGGATCAGGCCAGTGGGGGTTCTTGGACTGGGACTGGTGATCAGCCTGGTGGTGGGTCCAAGCCTGGATTTAAGGATCAGGTCAGTGAAGAAGAGTCTTTGGCTGGGGCTGGTAGCCAGGCTGGTGGAGGGACTAGGTCGGGGCCTGAGGACCAGTCCAGTGGAGGGTCTTGGGCTGACTCTGGGGACCAAGCCAGTGGAGGTTTCTTGGTTGGGGCTGTGGACCAGGCCAATGAAGGGTCCTGGGTTGGACCTGGGCATCAGGCTGGTGGTGAGACAAAGCCTAGATATGAGGATCAGGCCAAATCTGGAAGAGTGTCTTGGGCTGACAGTGGGGGCCAGGCTAGTGGAGGCCAGGCTAGTGGAGGGTCTACACTGGGGCCCAGGGACCAGTCCGTTGGAGATTCCTGGGCTGGCATTGGGGACCAGGCCAGTGGAGGATCCAGGCCAGTGCTCAAGGATCAGTTCACTGGATGGTTCTATGCTTACAGTGGGAGTCAGGCCAATACAGGAGGGTCCTGGGGTGGGACTAGTGGCCAGGCCATTGGAGGGCCTGGGCTTGGGCCCATGAACCAGTCCGGTGGTGGGTCCTGGGCTGATAATGGGAGTCAGGTCAGTGGAGGGTCTTGGGCTGGAGCTGGGGATCAGGCTGGTAGCTGTTCCAAACCTGGATTTGAGGATCAGGCCAGTGGAGGAGCATTCTGGTCTGGTGCTCAGGACCATGCCATGGGAGGGTCTAGTCCAGGGCTTGCAGACCAGGCCAGTGGTGGGTCCTGGGTTGGTACTGGGGGTCAGGCCAGTGGAACGTCCTGGATTGTGGCTGGGAATCAAGCTGGTAGCTGTTCCAAACCTGGGTTTGAGGATCAGGCCAGTGGAGGAGGCTCCTGGGCTGGCACTGGGGATCAGCCTTGTGGAAAATCCTGGGCTGGGTCTAAGCCTGGGAATGAGGCCAGTAGAGGGTCTAGCTTAGGGCCTGAAGAGCAGGAAAGTGGAGGTTCCTGGGCTAGGCCTGGAGACCAGACCAGTAGAAGGTCTCAGGTGAGTGCTGGGACAGAGGCCAATGAAGGATCCTGGtttggggctgggagtgaggctaGTACAGGGTCTTGGTTCTGGAGAGGGGAAGAAGCTGGTATTGTGTCTAGCCCTGGAGATAAAAATGAAGCCAGTATTGAATCCAGCTCAGTGGTTAGGGAAGAGGCTATCATTAGTTCTAGATTTGGGGCTGAGAACAAAAACAGTATTGGGTCCTGGATCAGATCTGATGAGGCTGCCTGTATGGATTCCTGTgtgggggctgaggctggggctggggttggggctgAGGTCAGGCAGGAGTCTTGGCTCTGGGATGGAGATACAGCCACTACAGGGTCTAGGCTTGGGGTTGGGGAAGAGGCTGGCATGGGGTCCTGGACTTTGGCTGGGGATGTAGATGAGGATGAGCTAAGTAGAGCATCCAGCCCTGATATTGAGGAGATAAGTTTAAGGTCCTTGTTTTGGGCTGAGAGTGAGAACAGTAATGCATTCAGATCTAAGCGTGAGAAAGATGTCAATTTTGAGCGTAGGGCTGGAGATAAGGCCAGCACCAAGGATAAGCTTGAAGCTGCTGGTGGAGTCGATGTAAAGTCTTGTTTCTGGGATAGTAATGAAAACAGAAGTGAGGACAAATCTGCACCTAAGACTAAAGCCAAAAAGTCAGCTGAGTCAAGAGTCACATATCCATCTATGGTCCCTGGGGCAGGAATGGGGTCATGGGCGGGAGCCATGATCTGGACAGAAATGAAATTTCCATATCAAAATGAATCCTGCTTCCCACCTGAAGATGAGCTCAGAAAGCAGATCAGGTCTGGGGAGAAAACTCAGCCTTGGGCCTGCCGCTGTAGACGTGAAACTAATATGGATCCACGAGAGCTTGAAAAACTCATTTGCATGATTGAGATGACTGAAGATCCTTCTATTCATGAAATAGCCAATAATGCTCTGTATAACAGCCGTGATTACCCATTCTCCCATGAAGTCATTCGTAATGCAGGTAGAATCTCAATTATTGAAGGCTTGCTCAATAATCCCTACCCCAGTGTTAGGCAGAAGGCTTTAAATGCACTGAATAACATCTCGGTGGCTGCTGAAAATCACAGGAAGGTTAAAACATACTTAAACCAAGTATGTGAAGACACCATCACCTATCCCTTGAATTCAAATGTGCAGCTGGCTGGATTGAGATTGATAAAGCACCTGACTATTATTAGTGAATATCAGCATATGGTTACAAATTACATTTCAGAATTTCTTCGTTTGTTAACTGTGGGAAGTGGAGAAACTAAAGACCATATTTTGGGAAtgcttttaaatttctctaaaaaTCCATCTATGACAAAAGACTTGCTCATTGCCAATGCACCAGCATCACTGATTAATATCTTTAGcaagaaagagacaaaggaaaatattcttaATGCTCTTTcactatttgaaaatataaattaccattttaaaaaaagagcaaaagtaTTTACCCAGGACAAGTTCAGTAAAAATTCCCTTTATTTCATATTCCAACGACCTAAAGCATGTGCCAAGAAACTTCGAGTCTTAGCAGCAGAATACAATGACCCTGAGGTGAAAGAAAGAGTTGAGCTATTATTAAGTAAACTCTGA